A genomic window from Bradyrhizobium lupini includes:
- a CDS encoding aldehyde dehydrogenase family protein, whose product MVNRMQFYIDGAWVDPAVKKSTAVVNPATEEAMYEVALGSKADVDKAVAAAKRAFVTFSQTSRDERVALLTKVIEIYKGRLKEIGAAVSDEMGAPLPMAEKLQAGAGLGHLMTTLDVLKNYHFEEPVGTAMVLREPVGVVGMITPWNWPLNQIACKVAPALAAGCTMILKPSEFTPTSALIFAEILHEAGVPKGVFNLVNGLGPEVGAAMSEHPDIDMISFTGSTRAGIDVAKRAAPTVKRVSQELGGKSPNVILEGADLTKAVTGGVMHMFNNSGQSCNAPSRMIVPASKMKEVAAIAKAVADKTKAGDPRAEGTTIGPVVNRGQWDKIQGLIKKGIDEGATLVSGGPGLPEGVNKGFYVRPTIFADVTPDMTIAREEIFGPVLTIIGAKDEAEAVHIANDTPYGLAGYVTGASVEDAKRVGRQIRAGNVNLQGVPNDRSAPFGGYKQSGNGREWGKYGLEDFLEVKAVAGFNAA is encoded by the coding sequence ATGGTCAATCGCATGCAGTTCTACATCGACGGCGCCTGGGTCGATCCCGCCGTCAAGAAGTCCACCGCCGTGGTCAATCCGGCGACGGAAGAGGCGATGTACGAGGTTGCGCTGGGCTCCAAGGCCGACGTTGACAAAGCCGTCGCCGCCGCCAAGCGCGCGTTCGTGACGTTCTCCCAGACCAGCCGTGACGAGCGCGTCGCGCTGCTCACCAAGGTCATCGAGATCTACAAGGGCCGTCTCAAGGAGATCGGCGCCGCCGTCTCCGACGAAATGGGTGCGCCGCTGCCGATGGCGGAGAAGCTGCAGGCCGGCGCCGGTCTTGGCCACCTCATGACCACGCTCGACGTGCTCAAGAACTATCATTTCGAGGAACCGGTCGGCACCGCCATGGTGCTGCGCGAGCCGGTCGGCGTGGTCGGCATGATCACGCCCTGGAACTGGCCGCTCAACCAGATCGCCTGCAAGGTCGCGCCCGCACTCGCCGCTGGCTGCACCATGATCCTGAAGCCATCGGAGTTCACCCCGACCTCGGCGCTGATCTTCGCGGAAATCCTCCATGAAGCCGGCGTGCCGAAGGGCGTGTTCAACCTCGTCAACGGTCTCGGTCCCGAGGTCGGCGCCGCCATGAGCGAGCACCCCGATATCGACATGATCTCCTTCACCGGCTCGACCCGCGCCGGCATCGACGTGGCCAAGCGTGCGGCACCGACCGTGAAGCGCGTCAGCCAGGAGCTCGGCGGCAAGTCGCCGAACGTCATCCTCGAAGGCGCCGACCTCACGAAGGCGGTGACCGGCGGCGTGATGCACATGTTCAACAACTCCGGCCAGTCCTGCAACGCGCCCTCGCGCATGATCGTGCCGGCCTCGAAGATGAAGGAAGTCGCCGCGATCGCGAAGGCCGTCGCCGACAAGACCAAGGCGGGCGATCCGCGCGCCGAAGGCACCACCATCGGTCCCGTGGTCAACCGCGGCCAGTGGGACAAGATCCAGGGCCTGATCAAGAAGGGCATCGACGAGGGCGCAACGCTCGTCTCGGGCGGCCCGGGCCTGCCCGAGGGCGTCAACAAAGGCTTCTATGTCCGTCCGACCATCTTCGCCGACGTCACCCCCGACATGACGATTGCGCGTGAAGAGATCTTCGGACCGGTGCTGACGATCATCGGCGCCAAGGACGAAGCCGAGGCCGTGCACATCGCCAACGACACGCCCTATGGGCTTGCCGGCTACGTCACGGGCGCTTCCGTCGAGGACGCCAAGCGCGTCGGCCGGCAGATCCGCGCCGGCAACGTCAACCTGCAGGGCGTACCCAACGACCGCTCCGCGCCGTTCGGCGGCTACAAGCAATCCGGCAACGGCCGCGAGTGGGGCAAATATGGCCTCGAGGACTTCCTCGAAGTGAAGGCCGTCGCCGGCTTCAACGCGGCGTAG
- a CDS encoding DMT family transporter, whose amino-acid sequence MPMPEKKPQARRAPARVDHPFKGIALVLLSTIFLGCSDVTAKYLSSSLPSIEITWIRFVTFALMFTPVMLPGSPLHAMRTERLGLQLMRGAALLGSSLFFITGLSFLPIAEASATGFVSPLFVTALSIVFLSEKVGMRRWIATAIGLTGVLIILRPGSSAFHAAAFFPIVSAFCWAAALILTRMMSGREAVLTTMAYSALTGVAILSLMVPFVWVTPTWTAIGLGIVIGVASTVGQWIIVLAYRYGDASVLAPFSYTQLLWVSILGFFLFGEVPDVWTVTGAAFIVASGLYIAHRERIRRAQLLILEERSPNP is encoded by the coding sequence ATGCCCATGCCGGAAAAGAAGCCGCAGGCGCGACGGGCGCCGGCGCGCGTCGATCACCCGTTCAAAGGCATCGCGCTGGTGCTGCTGTCGACGATCTTTCTCGGCTGCTCCGATGTTACCGCGAAATATCTGTCGTCGAGCCTGCCGTCGATCGAGATCACCTGGATCCGCTTCGTGACGTTTGCGCTGATGTTCACGCCGGTGATGCTGCCGGGCTCGCCGCTCCATGCGATGCGCACCGAGCGCCTCGGCCTGCAGTTGATGCGCGGCGCGGCATTGCTCGGCTCTTCGCTGTTCTTCATCACCGGCCTGAGCTTCCTGCCGATCGCAGAAGCGTCCGCGACCGGCTTCGTCTCGCCGCTGTTCGTCACCGCGCTCTCGATCGTCTTCCTGAGCGAGAAGGTCGGCATGCGCCGTTGGATCGCGACCGCGATCGGCCTGACCGGCGTGCTGATCATCCTGCGCCCGGGCTCCAGCGCGTTTCACGCCGCCGCCTTCTTCCCGATCGTCTCGGCGTTCTGCTGGGCCGCGGCGCTGATCCTGACGCGCATGATGAGCGGGCGTGAAGCCGTCCTCACCACGATGGCCTATTCGGCGCTGACGGGCGTTGCGATCCTCTCCCTGATGGTACCGTTCGTCTGGGTCACGCCGACCTGGACGGCGATCGGGCTTGGCATCGTGATCGGCGTCGCCTCCACCGTCGGCCAGTGGATCATCGTGCTGGCCTATCGCTACGGCGATGCCTCGGTACTGGCGCCGTTCTCCTACACGCAGTTGCTGTGGGTGAGCATCCTCGGCTTCTTCCTGTTCGGCGAAGTGCCTGATGTCTGGACCGTCACCGGTGCGGCCTTCATCGTCGCCAGCGGCCTCTACATCGCCCATCGCGAGCGCATCCGCCGCGCCCAGCTCCTGATCCTGGAAGAGCGTTCCCCGAACCCCTGA
- a CDS encoding SMP-30/gluconolactonase/LRE family protein, with translation MYLETPPRLIETRLFSAMPDKFRRKGERTDWADANRPGVPTDSFIEGPSFDKDANLYIVDIPFGRIFRIAPDGEWSLAIEYEGWPNGLKIAADGRILVADYRHGIMEFDARAGRIAPVLTSRNSESFRGCNDLHLASNGDIYFTDQGQTGLHDPSGRVYRLTQSGRLDCLIDTGISPNGLVLDPTETVLFVAMTRDNAVWRLPFMKDGSVSKVGRFCSLFGTSGPDGMTMDAKGRLFVGHASLGHVFVFAPNGELIARVKSCAGPNCTNVAIGGAKKDRLYITESATGSVLVADIGGLNS, from the coding sequence ATGTACCTGGAAACGCCGCCGCGCCTGATCGAGACCAGGCTCTTTTCCGCCATGCCCGACAAATTCCGCCGCAAGGGCGAGCGCACCGATTGGGCCGATGCCAACCGGCCCGGTGTGCCGACGGATTCCTTCATCGAAGGGCCGTCGTTCGACAAGGATGCCAATCTCTACATCGTCGACATTCCCTTCGGCCGCATCTTCCGCATTGCGCCTGACGGCGAGTGGTCGCTGGCGATTGAATATGAGGGCTGGCCGAACGGGCTGAAGATCGCGGCCGACGGCCGCATCCTGGTCGCCGACTACAGGCACGGCATCATGGAGTTCGACGCCAGGGCAGGGCGCATTGCGCCGGTGCTGACCTCGCGCAACTCGGAGTCTTTCCGGGGCTGCAACGATCTGCATCTCGCGTCCAACGGCGACATCTATTTCACCGACCAGGGACAGACCGGCCTGCATGACCCCAGCGGCCGCGTCTATCGCCTGACGCAAAGCGGCCGGCTCGATTGCCTGATCGACACTGGTATCAGCCCGAATGGCCTGGTGCTCGATCCAACCGAGACCGTGCTGTTCGTCGCAATGACGCGCGACAACGCGGTGTGGCGGCTGCCGTTCATGAAGGACGGCAGCGTGTCGAAGGTTGGCCGCTTCTGCTCGCTGTTCGGCACCAGTGGCCCTGATGGCATGACAATGGATGCCAAGGGCCGCCTGTTCGTCGGTCACGCCTCACTCGGCCATGTCTTCGTGTTCGCGCCCAACGGCGAATTGATTGCGCGGGTGAAATCGTGTGCAGGGCCGAACTGCACCAATGTCGCGATTGGTGGCGCGAAGAAGGATCGGCTCTACATCACGGAGTCCGCAACCGGTAGCGTATTGGTCGCTGACATCGGCGGATTGAACTCTTGA
- a CDS encoding zinc-binding dehydrogenase, protein MRAAIFRNGEIVVDRMAEPKPGPGQVLVKTLACGICGSDLHARQHAHRMVEMARKTGRKPMDLARDVVFGHEFCCEIVDFGPGTVRKLKSGTRVCSLPALVTPQGIEGIGYSNDNIGGYAEAMLLSEALLLEVPNGLAPEHAALTEPLAVGVHAVAKANIRGGEVPLVIGCGPVGLAVIAALKLKGLHPIVAADYSPARRALAAKLGADVVVDPRVSQPYATWAEHAQMSDAEKAARPPFQAMLPALKPAIIFECVGVPGLLQQVFEGAPRDARIVVVGVCMETDRSEPMLGIMKELNVQYVLGYTPDEFAASLRLIAEGQVDAAAMVTAEVGIDGVAKAFADLANPEAHTKIIVQPWR, encoded by the coding sequence ATGCGCGCTGCGATTTTCAGGAACGGTGAGATTGTCGTCGACCGGATGGCCGAGCCAAAGCCCGGCCCCGGCCAGGTGCTTGTCAAGACGCTCGCCTGCGGCATCTGCGGCTCCGATCTGCACGCGCGCCAGCACGCCCACCGCATGGTGGAGATGGCGCGAAAGACCGGCCGCAAGCCGATGGATCTCGCCCGCGACGTCGTGTTCGGCCACGAGTTCTGCTGCGAGATCGTCGACTTCGGCCCGGGGACCGTGCGCAAGCTCAAGTCGGGCACGCGCGTCTGCTCGCTGCCAGCCCTCGTAACGCCGCAGGGCATCGAAGGTATCGGTTACTCCAACGACAATATTGGCGGCTATGCCGAGGCGATGCTGCTGAGCGAAGCGCTGCTGCTCGAGGTGCCCAACGGTCTCGCGCCGGAGCATGCCGCGCTCACCGAACCGCTCGCGGTCGGCGTTCACGCCGTCGCCAAGGCCAACATCCGAGGCGGCGAAGTGCCGCTCGTGATCGGCTGCGGTCCGGTTGGGCTCGCGGTGATTGCGGCGCTAAAGCTCAAGGGCCTGCATCCGATCGTCGCGGCCGACTATTCGCCGGCGCGGCGCGCGCTTGCGGCAAAACTCGGCGCCGATGTCGTCGTGGATCCACGAGTGTCGCAGCCCTATGCCACCTGGGCCGAGCATGCGCAGATGTCCGATGCCGAAAAGGCGGCCCGGCCGCCGTTCCAGGCGATGCTGCCCGCGCTGAAGCCCGCGATCATCTTCGAATGCGTCGGCGTGCCCGGTCTGTTGCAGCAGGTCTTCGAAGGCGCGCCGCGCGATGCGAGGATCGTCGTGGTCGGTGTGTGCATGGAGACCGACAGGAGCGAGCCCATGCTCGGCATCATGAAAGAGCTCAACGTCCAGTATGTGCTCGGCTACACGCCGGACGAATTCGCGGCGTCACTGCGCCTGATCGCGGAGGGGCAGGTGGATGCGGCGGCAATGGTGACGGCGGAAGTCGGCATCGACGGTGTCGCAAAGGCTTTCGCAGATCTCGCCAACCCTGAGGCTCACACCAAGATCATCGTGCAGCCGTGGCGGTGA
- a CDS encoding transketolase, whose protein sequence is MPVDTARLDTLTALARKTLWLSSWTIHHANHIRPNADGLKVGGHQASSASLATIMSALYFHVLKPEDRVAVKPHASPVFHAIQYLFGRQSREKLENFRGFKGAQSYPSRTKDVDDVDFSTGSVGLGVAQTLFASLVQDYVKAHGWMKDRREGRMIALVGDAEMDEGNIFEALAEGWKHGLRNTWWVVDYNRQSLDAVVREGLWEKFETVFRNFGWDVVIVKYGRLMREAFAEAGGEALKRWIDNCPNALYAALCFQGGAAFRKHLHDEIGDQGPITKLIDRRSDDELLALMSNLGGHDMASMLDAFESIDHDRPVCFIAYTIKGVGLPFQGHKDNHAGLMTVAQMEKYRDSQNIRPGHEWDRYEGLAQSAAELDAFLAGVPFNQDGRRLTAPVIEVPSQLAFKPAPQMSTQQGFGLVLNEIARGDSELAKRIVTTSPDVTVSTNLGPWVNRRGLFARGEKADLFRSEKIPSTFNWDFSPKGQHLELGIAEMNLFIMLSALGLSHQINGERLLPVGTLYDPFIERGLDALNYACYQDARFMVAATPSGITLAPEGGAHQSIATPLIGMAQDGLASFEPAFVDELAVIMGWGFNHMQRDPGEGGSVYLRLSTRSIEQAQRIMTPELAQGITDGAYWLRKPGPNAEAVIAYTGAVAPEAIEATGFIGESRRDIGLLAITSADRLHAGWTAARKLRRDRRGVQHLSHIEKLLAPLPRDCGIVTVIDGHPAALGWLGSIRGHRVEALGVEQFGQTGTIADLYRHHGIDANAIIDAAESLTTGAPVLHRKMAV, encoded by the coding sequence ATGCCCGTTGATACCGCCCGCCTCGACACCTTGACCGCGCTGGCCCGCAAGACGCTGTGGCTGTCGTCATGGACCATCCATCACGCCAACCACATCCGCCCGAATGCGGACGGCCTGAAAGTCGGGGGACATCAGGCCTCGTCGGCCTCGCTCGCCACCATCATGTCGGCGCTGTATTTCCACGTGCTGAAGCCCGAAGATCGCGTCGCGGTGAAGCCGCATGCGAGCCCGGTGTTCCACGCCATCCAGTATCTGTTCGGCCGGCAGAGCCGCGAGAAGCTGGAGAATTTTCGTGGCTTCAAGGGCGCGCAGTCCTATCCCTCGCGCACCAAGGACGTCGACGACGTCGATTTCTCCACCGGCTCGGTCGGCCTTGGCGTGGCGCAGACGCTGTTCGCCTCGCTGGTGCAGGACTACGTCAAGGCACATGGCTGGATGAAGGATCGCCGCGAAGGGCGGATGATCGCTCTGGTCGGCGATGCCGAGATGGACGAGGGCAACATCTTCGAGGCGCTGGCGGAGGGCTGGAAGCACGGCCTGCGCAACACCTGGTGGGTGGTCGACTACAACAGGCAGTCGCTCGACGCCGTCGTCCGCGAAGGCCTCTGGGAGAAGTTCGAGACCGTGTTCCGCAATTTCGGCTGGGACGTGGTGATCGTGAAATATGGCCGCCTGATGCGCGAGGCCTTTGCGGAAGCTGGCGGCGAGGCGCTGAAGCGCTGGATCGACAATTGTCCGAACGCACTCTACGCCGCATTGTGTTTTCAGGGCGGCGCGGCGTTCCGCAAGCATTTGCACGACGAGATCGGCGATCAGGGCCCCATCACCAAGCTGATCGACAGGCGCAGCGACGACGAGCTGCTGGCGCTGATGTCGAACCTCGGCGGCCATGACATGGCGAGCATGCTGGACGCCTTCGAATCCATCGACCACGACCGCCCGGTCTGCTTCATCGCCTACACCATCAAGGGCGTCGGCCTGCCGTTCCAGGGCCACAAGGACAATCATGCCGGCCTAATGACGGTCGCGCAGATGGAGAAATATCGCGACAGCCAGAACATCCGGCCCGGACACGAATGGGACAGATACGAGGGTCTCGCGCAAAGTGCCGCCGAGCTCGACGCCTTCCTCGCGGGCGTGCCGTTCAACCAGGACGGCCGCCGGCTCACCGCGCCTGTTATCGAGGTGCCGTCGCAGCTTGCCTTCAAGCCGGCGCCGCAGATGTCGACCCAGCAGGGTTTTGGGCTGGTGCTGAACGAGATCGCGCGCGGCGACAGCGAGCTCGCCAAGCGCATCGTGACGACATCGCCTGACGTCACCGTCTCGACCAATCTCGGTCCGTGGGTGAACCGGCGCGGCCTGTTTGCGCGCGGCGAGAAGGCGGACTTATTCCGCAGCGAGAAAATTCCATCCACCTTCAACTGGGACTTCTCGCCCAAGGGCCAGCATCTCGAACTCGGCATCGCCGAGATGAACCTGTTCATCATGCTCTCGGCGCTCGGCCTGTCGCACCAGATCAACGGCGAGCGGCTGCTGCCGGTCGGCACGCTCTACGATCCCTTCATCGAGCGCGGTCTCGATGCGCTGAACTATGCCTGTTACCAGGATGCGCGCTTCATGGTGGCGGCGACCCCCTCAGGTATCACGCTCGCGCCCGAAGGCGGCGCGCATCAGTCGATCGCAACCCCTTTGATCGGCATGGCGCAGGATGGCCTTGCCTCGTTCGAGCCGGCCTTTGTCGACGAGCTCGCCGTGATCATGGGGTGGGGCTTCAATCACATGCAGCGCGATCCGGGTGAGGGCGGCTCGGTCTATCTGCGGCTCTCGACGCGCTCGATCGAGCAGGCGCAGCGGATCATGACGCCCGAGCTTGCACAGGGCATCACCGACGGCGCGTATTGGTTGCGCAAGCCGGGGCCCAATGCCGAAGCCGTCATCGCCTATACCGGCGCCGTGGCGCCAGAAGCGATCGAAGCGACCGGCTTCATTGGCGAGAGCCGGCGCGACATCGGCCTGCTCGCGATCACGTCCGCGGATCGTCTGCATGCGGGATGGACGGCCGCACGGAAGTTGCGCCGTGATCGGCGCGGCGTGCAGCATCTCAGCCACATCGAAAAACTGCTCGCACCGCTGCCGCGCGACTGCGGCATCGTGACGGTGATCGACGGCCATCCGGCGGCGCTCGGCTGGCTCGGCAGCATCCGCGGCCATCGCGTCGAGGCGCTCGGCGTCGAGCAGTTCGGCCAGACCGGCACCATCGCAGACCTCTACCGCCACCACGGCATTGACGCCAACGCCATCATCGATGCGGCCGAAAGCCTCACCACCGGCGCGCCGGTGTTGCATCGGAAGATGGCGGTGTAG
- a CDS encoding aldo/keto reductase codes for MNTKPFGKTGASVSVIGQGTWYLDHGDRKRAIAALQRGLDLGMTHIDTAEMYGDAELVIADAIAGRRDEVFLVSKVLPSNASRRGTITACERSLKRLKTDRLDCYLLHWRGSYPLEDTVAAFEELVKAGKIKSWGVSNFDADDLDEILDAAGEHRIACNQVLYHLKERAIEHAVIPWCERHGVAVVAYSPFGHDDFPASNSKGGAVLARIAEARRATPRQVALSFLTRATTVFAIPKASSAEHAGDNAAAGDLVLTKYEIAALDAAFPRGPKPRGLPML; via the coding sequence ATGAACACGAAACCCTTCGGCAAAACGGGTGCCAGCGTCTCCGTCATCGGGCAGGGCACCTGGTATCTCGACCATGGCGATCGCAAGCGCGCGATCGCGGCGCTTCAGCGCGGGCTCGATCTAGGCATGACCCACATCGATACCGCCGAGATGTATGGCGATGCCGAACTCGTCATTGCGGATGCGATCGCGGGCCGACGCGACGAGGTTTTCTTGGTGTCAAAGGTGCTGCCGAGCAACGCCTCGCGCCGCGGAACCATCACTGCCTGTGAGCGCTCGCTGAAGCGGCTGAAAACCGATCGGCTCGACTGCTATCTGCTGCATTGGCGCGGCTCGTATCCGCTGGAGGACACCGTCGCCGCATTCGAGGAACTGGTGAAGGCCGGCAAGATCAAATCCTGGGGCGTCTCCAATTTCGATGCCGATGATCTCGACGAGATCCTCGACGCCGCCGGCGAACACCGCATCGCCTGCAATCAGGTGCTCTATCATCTGAAGGAACGCGCGATCGAGCACGCGGTGATCCCGTGGTGCGAACGGCATGGTGTCGCTGTGGTCGCCTATTCGCCATTCGGCCACGATGATTTCCCTGCGAGCAACAGCAAGGGCGGCGCGGTGCTGGCGCGCATCGCGGAGGCGCGTCGCGCGACGCCGCGCCAGGTCGCACTGAGCTTCCTCACCCGTGCAACTACGGTGTTCGCGATCCCGAAGGCGTCGTCCGCGGAACATGCCGGCGACAATGCTGCGGCCGGCGATCTGGTGCTGACGAAATACGAGATCGCGGCGCTCGATGCGGCGTTTCCGCGCGGTCCGAAGCCGCGCGGCCTGCCCATGCTGTAG
- a CDS encoding NAD(P)-dependent oxidoreductase, protein MARILMTGASGGIGTRLRKLLPPIYPDLLLSDIRPPADLGPNEQFKAADLSDLAQCEAICEGVDGIIHFGGYSVEGPWNDILQANIIGGYNLFEAAYRKGVKRVVFASSNHAVGFYPRHHKIGTDVTPRPDGRYGVSKVFGEAVGALYADKHGLKVTCLRIGNFGDVPLDHRRISIWLKPEDLVQLCRIGLEHPDIHFEIFYGVSLNERAWWDNHRAYEFGYRPTGRSEDHVAHAMAEQAKLKPDPVGDHYQGGAFCSNEFDGDTSRIIDWTKR, encoded by the coding sequence ATGGCGCGCATCTTGATGACGGGAGCTTCGGGCGGGATAGGAACGCGTCTGCGAAAACTGTTGCCGCCGATCTATCCGGACCTGTTGCTCAGCGACATCCGCCCGCCCGCCGATCTCGGCCCCAACGAACAATTCAAGGCGGCGGACCTCTCTGACCTGGCGCAGTGCGAGGCGATCTGCGAGGGCGTCGACGGCATCATCCATTTCGGCGGCTATTCGGTCGAAGGTCCCTGGAACGACATCCTCCAGGCCAACATCATCGGCGGCTACAATCTGTTCGAGGCCGCGTATCGCAAGGGCGTCAAGCGTGTGGTGTTCGCCTCCTCGAACCATGCCGTCGGATTCTATCCCCGCCACCACAAGATCGGCACCGACGTGACCCCGCGCCCCGACGGCCGCTATGGCGTCAGCAAGGTATTCGGCGAAGCGGTCGGCGCGCTCTATGCCGACAAGCATGGCCTGAAGGTGACTTGCCTTCGCATTGGCAATTTCGGCGACGTGCCGCTGGACCATCGCCGGATCTCGATCTGGCTGAAGCCGGAAGATCTGGTGCAGCTCTGCCGGATCGGGCTCGAGCATCCCGACATTCATTTCGAGATCTTCTACGGCGTGTCCCTGAACGAGCGTGCCTGGTGGGACAACCACCGCGCCTACGAGTTCGGTTACCGTCCGACGGGGCGCTCCGAGGATCATGTGGCACATGCGATGGCCGAGCAGGCCAAGCTGAAGCCCGATCCGGTCGGCGATCACTATCAGGGCGGCGCGTTCTGCAGCAACGAGTTCGACGGCGACACAAGTCGCATCATCGATTGGACCAAGCGGTAG
- a CDS encoding Lrp/AsnC family transcriptional regulator encodes MPDLDAIDRKILALLQNDSRLTMQELADKVGLSVSPCHRRVKLLEERGVISRYIATVDQKALGLHVSVFISIKLARQKEEDLNRFARAISKWDEVLECYLMTGNRDYLLRVVAADLASYETFLKTKLTRLDGIASIESSFALSQVKYSIALPV; translated from the coding sequence ATGCCCGACCTCGACGCCATTGACCGAAAAATCCTCGCTCTGCTCCAGAACGACAGCCGCCTGACCATGCAGGAACTGGCCGACAAGGTCGGGCTGTCGGTGTCGCCATGCCATCGCCGGGTCAAGCTGCTCGAGGAACGCGGCGTCATCTCGCGCTACATCGCGACCGTGGACCAGAAGGCGCTGGGGCTGCATGTCAGCGTCTTCATCTCGATCAAGCTGGCCCGGCAGAAGGAGGAGGACCTCAACCGCTTCGCGCGCGCGATCTCGAAATGGGACGAGGTGCTGGAATGCTATCTGATGACCGGCAATCGCGACTATCTCTTGCGCGTGGTCGCCGCCGACCTCGCCTCCTACGAGACTTTCCTGAAGACCAAGCTGACCCGGCTCGACGGCATCGCCTCGATCGAGTCCAGCTTTGCGCTCAGCCAGGTGAAATATTCGATCGCGCTGCCGGTGTAA
- a CDS encoding SMP-30/gluconolactonase/LRE family protein, whose product MNEASSHPQERPGWRPASYYPDPAIKALDPRFEKYWLKLSAVERLTTGLRWAEGPVWFGDGRYLLCSDIPNQRIVKWEEETGAVSVFRKPSNFANGHTRDRQGRLVTCEHGGRRVTRTEYDGSITVLMDSFGGKKLNSPNDVVVKSDGAVWFTDPTFGLLGNYEGYKAEPEIEPNVYRLDPATGKATIVAEGVLGPNGLCFSPDETILYVVESRGVPNRKILAYDVSPDGATISNKRVHIDAGPGTPDGMRCDIDGNLWCGWGMGDPELDGVVVFAPDGVMIGRIALPERCANLCFGGVKRNRLFMAASQSIYALYVNTQGAVGG is encoded by the coding sequence ATGAATGAGGCATCGTCCCATCCCCAGGAGCGGCCAGGCTGGCGGCCGGCGAGCTACTATCCCGATCCGGCGATAAAGGCACTCGATCCCCGCTTCGAAAAATACTGGCTGAAACTCTCGGCGGTGGAGCGGCTGACGACCGGCCTGCGCTGGGCCGAGGGTCCGGTGTGGTTCGGCGACGGGCGCTATCTCCTGTGCAGCGACATTCCGAACCAGCGCATCGTCAAATGGGAAGAGGAGACCGGCGCGGTCTCGGTGTTCCGCAAGCCCTCCAATTTCGCCAACGGCCACACCAGGGATCGCCAGGGCCGGCTCGTCACATGCGAGCATGGCGGGCGACGCGTCACCCGCACCGAATATGACGGCAGCATCACCGTGCTGATGGACTCGTTCGGCGGCAAGAAGCTCAACTCGCCGAACGACGTCGTGGTGAAGTCCGACGGCGCGGTTTGGTTCACCGATCCCACTTTCGGCCTACTCGGCAATTACGAGGGCTACAAGGCCGAGCCCGAGATCGAGCCGAACGTCTACAGGCTCGATCCCGCGACCGGCAAGGCGACCATCGTTGCCGAAGGCGTGCTCGGGCCCAACGGGCTGTGCTTCTCGCCGGACGAGACAATCCTCTACGTCGTGGAATCACGCGGCGTGCCGAACCGGAAAATCCTCGCCTATGACGTCTCGCCTGACGGCGCCACCATCTCCAACAAGCGCGTCCACATCGACGCCGGCCCGGGCACGCCGGACGGCATGCGCTGCGACATCGACGGCAATCTCTGGTGCGGCTGGGGCATGGGCGATCCCGAGCTCGACGGCGTCGTGGTGTTCGCGCCCGACGGCGTCATGATCGGCCGCATCGCGCTGCCCGAACGCTGCGCCAATCTCTGCTTCGGCGGCGTCAAGCGCAACCGCCTGTTCATGGCCGCGAGCCAGTCGATCTACGCATTGTATGTGAACACGCAGGGCGCGGTCGGGGGATAG